ATGTTTGGCTTTTTCATCATGGGATTTGTAGATATCATAGGGATTTCTACTAATTACGTAAAAAATGACTTTAGTCATCTTACCGATTCCATGGTAAATCTGGTATCACTATCCTGTTTTTTGTGGTTTCTTATCTTATCTATCCCCACGGGGATGCTGATGAATAAAATAGGCCGAAAAAAAACAGTGTTAATTAGTTTTGCGTTCCATGTATTAGCTATGTGCTTGCCTTTGGCAACCTATGACTTCACCACTGTTCTAATTATGTTTGGACTGATAGGGATTGGCAATACATTGCTACAAGTATCGCTCAACCCGCTCGTGGCAGACGTAGTAGGCTCGGGCAAACTAACAGGCACTCTTACTTTAGGTCAATTTGTGAAAGCGATAAGCTCCTTTGTAGGACCTATTCTCGCAGCATCGGTAGTCGGTACTACACTGGGATGGAGAATGATATTTCCGATATATGCGGCTCTTTCTCTTCTTGCTTTTATTTGGTTGAGCTTAACCAAGATCGAAGATCAGCGAAATGACGCTTCTAATATTTCAATTAAAAATACTCTTGAACTTTTCAAGGATAAGTATATCGTAGCCTTTTTTATCGGAATATTGGTGTTGGTGGGTGTTGATGTAGGAATGAACATGACATTTCCTAAGTTATTGATGGAAAAGGCCGGACTTTCGGTAGAAGATGCAGGTATGGGCAACAGTGTATATTTTCTGTCTCGTACCGTGGGAGCATTCTTAGGGGGTATATTGTTGATGAAGAGCTCCGAGTCGAAGTTCTTTACCTACAGTGTGTGGATAGGATTAGTTGGACTGCTTTTACTGTGCATCAATACGAATGTTTGGATAACACTGGCTTGTGTTGCAATATTTGGTTTAGGTTATGCCAATTTATTTTCTATCATATTTTCATTGGCATTAAAACGCATTCCTGAGAAAGCAAACGAAATATCGGCTCTGCTGATTGTCGGAGTTTCGGGTGGTGCTATACTGCCTCCTGTGCTTGGCGTTGTTACCGATATTTTCAAAACGCAGATATCAGCAATTGTTCTCATCGCTGCTATATGGTGCTACTTATTGTGGCTAATAAGCATTGTCAGAAAAACAAGTAAATAAAAACATTGAAACCTATATTAAAGCATTGCAGATTTCTTGTAATAAAATAAAAGTTCTATGATAAAAAATATTTGCAGTAAAGCAATCATCACGTTTCTTATTTTCATCTGTGCGACAATGAGTTCTCGCGGGCAAACTGTTACTAAGATGACCAAAACACCGGTAAATGTAGAAAATCAGATATCAACACTATTTGCCAAAGGTAAAACTCCTCCGTTTTCGTTTGTATACGGTGGTGTTTCTTCAAAAGAATTTATTCGCAAATGGAAACATACTATTGAGAAACAAAAGGTAGAAGAATCGGGAGTTGTCAGATATCTTGCTACTTATACCGAACCCCGGACAGGACTGAAAGTGGAATGTGAAATAAAAGGATATCCGGATTTCAAGGCTTTGGAATGGACGATTCATTTCACAAATATGGCTACTGCCAATTCGAAAAACCTGAAACAGGTAAAAGCCATAGATATGGATATGGATTATCCTGTCGAAGGCAATTTTAATCTGCATTATGCAGATGGTAATCATATATCCAAATACGATTTTCATCCTCGTACGCTTACGTTAAAGCCCGGTGAAAGTAAATTGATGGAGCCAATAAACGGGCGTTCATCGGAAGGCGATTATCTGCCAATATTCAATATCGAATCAGCTTCATCCCAAGGTGTTTTTGTGGGCATCGGGTGGAGCGGTAGCTGGTATGCATATATCAGCTGTAAAAATCAAAAAAGAATATCCATAGAGTCGGGAATGAAAACGATGGATCTCTACTTGTATGGAAAAGAAAGTATACGCACGCCAAGCATTACACTAATGTACTGGAACGGCGATGACCGAATGGAGGGACACAATCAGTTTCGTCGCTTTGTGCTGAATCATAAGACACATAAAATAAATGGGAAAAATGCTCCTTATCCATTGGCTACAGGCTTCAATTATAAAGACCCTGCTCCTTATACTGAGTATTCGGGTTTGACTGAAGAATACGCAATTGCGATGATGAAACGTTACAAGCAATTCAACATTATGCCTGAAGTATTCTGGTTAGATGCCGGATGGAATACCGGAGCTGCAGATTGGGAAAAGGGTAAAAGTTGGGCTAACACAGTTGGTAACTGGACGGTAGATACAACACGCTTTCCTCGTGGATTAAAGCCGATCTCGGAAGAAGCACATAAGCTAGGAGCAAAATTTATGGTGTGGTTCGAACCCGAACGAGTAATAAGAGGTACGCAATGGGCTGTAGAGCACCCCGAATGGATGCTGGATATCCCGGAACATAACGATGATACCTATCTCATGTTTGATCTCGGAAACACTGACGCTTGCGACTGGCTGTGTAAATATATCGGAGATATGATAGAAGAAAACGGAGTTGATCATTATCGTCAGGATTTTAATATGCATCCCGATATTTATTGGGCTGCGAACGAAGAAGAAGGACGAGTAGGGATGAAAGAAATACGCCATATCGAAAATTTGTATAAGTTTTGGGACTATCTGCTCAAGCGTTTCCCTAATTTGTTTATAGATAATTGTGCCAGTGGAGGAAAACGGATCGATATGGAAACAATTCCAAGAAGTGCACCTCTATGGCGAAGCGATTACTATCATTACGATGATCCTGATGGCTATCAATGTCATACTTATGGATTAAACTTTTTCCTTCCTCTGCATGGTACCGGAATTTTACAGACCGACCCGTATGCGTTCCGTTCAAGTATGAGTACCTGTTTGACCTGCAACTGGAAAATAACAGACAAAAGTTTTTCGATATATGAAATGCAAGCCCGATTAAATGAATTTCAAGATATCCGCCCTTATTACTATGAGGATTATTATCCATTGACGGGGATAGACGATACAACTCTCGATAATATTTGGCTGGCATATCAACTCAACCGACCTTCAGATAACAGCGGGGTTATAATTGCTTTCCGTCGAAAGGCTTGTGAGAAAAACACTATTGAAGTGAAACTCTCCGGCATCAAACCCGAAAGGAAATATAAAGTAACAGATCTGGACAAAAACGAATCCGTTATTATGTCGGGAAGAGAGCTTGCCGATAGATTTGTCTTGGCTTTGGATAAGCCAAATCAATCGCTGCTGATAAAATACAAGGCAGTGGAGTAGGGCAGATATGTGAAAAGCAGAATACTTTATCTATAATAATAATAGAATATCTTTTAACTGATAGTATAGAAAAAGTGACAGAAATAAAAAGTGTAAAAAGGTGTTACTTTTGTCACCTTTTATCAATGATGTTTTGATAATCAATAAATTGATAAAAATATATAATGAAAAAAAACATAGTTTATCTAATCCTACTGTTATTGGGATCTTTGTCTGTCGCAGGGCAGTCGACGGTACAAATAACAGGTAATAAAAATGATATCGGCAAATGGATTTCCGCTAATTTCAGAAAGGGAGTTACTCCTCCATTTTCGTTTGTATATGGCGGAAAACATTCGAGCACATTCATTAAGAATTGGAGCTATAGTGTGGAAAATATAACGGGAAGAGATCTTTCTGTTATTAAGCGTATCTATTCTTACAAAGACCCGGTGTCGGGACTCACTGTAGAATGCGAAGTAAAGGGCTTCAATGCTTATAACGCCGTAGAATGGGTACTCCGTTTTGTGAATACAGGAAATAAGAATACTCCCGAGATCTCATCGGTGAATGCCTCTGATATTACATTCACATATAAAAAGGGCGGAGACTTGAAAATGCATTACGCAGATGGTAGCCATGTGTCAAAAGAAGACTTTCATCAAAGGCTAAAAGTGATGCAGCCTCACGACAGTCTGTATATGGAGCCATACGGAGGGCGTTCTTCTCAGAATGCTTTTCCGTTCTTTAATATGCAAGCACCCAAAGGGCAGGGGGGCGTATTGGCAGCCATAGGATGGACTGGAACATGGTTTGCCAAAGTAAAGGCAGAGACGAGCAAGAGTACAAATCTGAAATCAGGTATGGTAAATCTTAAAACATACCTTTATCCAAAAGAGAGTATCCGCACACCAAAAGTATGCTTATTGTTCTGGAACGGTGAGAACCGCTTTGTAGGACACAACGCCTTCCGGCGACTTGTTCTCGAACATTATACATGGAAACAGAATGGTAAGCCTACGGTATATCCCGTATCTACCAGCTTCAATTATGGAGATCCTGCTCCATGTAATGAATATACATGCATGACAGAGGATTATGCTATCGCTCTTATCAAGCGCTATGCACAATATAAACTGGTACCGGATGTTTTCTGGCTTGATGCAGGGTGGTATATTAAAGCTGCAGATGTTGCCGGTAAAAAAAACTGGGCTAACACTGTCGGTAACTGGACTATTGATCCTGAAAGATTTCCTCGTGGATTTCGTCCTATAGCGGATGAGGTACACAAACAGGGGGCTAAATTTATGGTATGGTTTGAACCCGAACGTGTGATGAAGAATTCGGATTGGGCGAATCAATACCCGCAATGGATGCTCGATGCAAAAGGATCAGTGGAACAAGAAGAATGGCAGAAAGATGGTGATCATGATGCTGTACTTTTCAATCTGGGAAATGCGGAAGCTTGTAAATGGCTTGGAAAATTTATAGGCGATTTTATGGAAACGAACGGGATAGATTATTATCGTCAGGATTTTAATATCGAACCGGCTGGCTTCTGGTATAATAATGATGAGGAAGGACGACGTGGTATTTGCGAGATACGCTACATCGAGGGCCTTTATAAATTCTGGGAATATTTATTGAATAGGTTTCCGAATACAATAATCGATAATTGTGCAAGTGGCGGACGTCGTATCGACTTGGAAAGTATATCCAGAAGTGCCGCATTGTGGCGTACAGACTATAATTATGGCGAGCCTAACGGATCTCAATGCCATACTTACGGACTCGAACTCTATTTACCTCTACATGGTACAGGTATTCAGCAGGCTGATTCCTATACCTTCCGCTCAGGATTGGGAACATCTGTTATTTATAACTGGAAAGTAACAGAAGGAAACTACAATGTAGTTGATATGCGCAACAAACAGGCTGAGTTTAACGAAGTACGTCCTTACTTTTATGAAGATTATTATCCATTAAGCGGATCGGGTGATGTGGATATTACAGCCGATAATATATGGATGGTATACCAATTATACCGTCCGTCGGATGACAGCGGCTATATCGTTGGATTTCGTAGAGCTAATTCTCCCGACCAAACTTATCAAGTAAAGTTGCAAGGATTAAAGTTGGATAGAGAATATATATTAACAAATAAAGATACAGGAGCTGTCCTTGTGAAAAAGGGAAGTGAACTTGCCAAAGGGTTTGAAATTACTTTGGATCAACCTCGCTCTAGCCTTTTAATGAAGATTGAAATAAAGCCTTAATATTTATTGCAAAAGATAGTACCGGAATAATTGTTATTTGATGATGATTCATGATGGTACTATCTTCTTATTTCTAATTAAAGAATACTACTATGTATAAGAAGTTCTCACCAATATGTAAAATGCTATTAATCTCTTTATTGCCCTTTTTTTTCTTATCGAATACTTATTGTTCAAAGTCAATTAAACCTGATATAGAGAAAGAAGAAAAAAGGAAAGCAATAGAGCTTACTCTGCTACAGCTTAATATTTGGGTAGAATGTACCAAAGTACCGAATGCAGTTCAGGGATTAATAGATCAGATAGCAGGATTGAAACCCGATGTCGCCACATTCTGTGAATTGTATAAAGGGGAGGGAGATGATCCCGTTATGCCCCAATTGATAGATGCTTTAAAAAAACAAGGGCTTAATTATTATAGTGCGCGTATAGATGGTAGAGCTATTATAAGCAAATATCCGATTGTAGAACAGCAGCGGATCAACAAATGGCAGTTTAAGGCTGTGCTGAATGTAGACGGTAAACGTGTTGCAGTTTATCCCGCCCATTCCGAGTATAGATACTATACTTGCTACTACCCGAGAGGTTATAACGATGGCAGTAAAGACTGGAATAAATTAAACTCGCCTATTACTGATGTGGCTACAATATTGAAAGTATGTAACCTTTCGGGACGTATAGAGTCTGCTCAAGACTTTATAAATGATGCTAAAACCGAAATGAGCAAAGGTGGATTAGTTCTTTATGCCGGAGATTTCAACGAACCGTCTCATCTCGATTGGCAAGCCGAAACAGCTAATTTATTCGACCATAATGGATGCGTGGTAAATTGGGGTGTATCGTCTTTATTATATGAGAATGGATTTAAAGATGCATACCGAGAGACATATCCCGATGTAGTAAAATACCCCGGATTTACATTTCCGGCTAATAATAAAGATGTTGCCCCGAATGCTATTACTTGGACTCCAGATGCAGATGAGCGGGAACGTATTGATTTTGTATACTATTATCCGGATAAGCGGTTGACGGTAAAAGGAGCAGCGTTATTTGGACCAAAAGGGTATATAGTAAGGGGAAAGAGAAATGAGGATAAAACAAAAGATCGGGTTATTAAACCATTTAAAGATGTTTGGCCGACTGACCACAAAGGGGTTTTTATTACTTTCGAAATAAAATAGACTTTAATATTTATACACAGTCTAATACCTATTAAGTGTTTTTTTCCACATAAGAGAAAAAGATAATCCAGAGGAACATTGATTTGAGTATATGCGCTTTTATCTTCTTCAGGGCTACCGAAATATGTTTTTCCACCATCTTTTGAGATATACCTTCTTGCTCTGCAATTTGAATGTAGCTCATACGGCTGTAGCGACTAAGTTTAAATACAGTCTTGCATTTCGGACTTAGACTTTCAATGGCTGTTTCTATACTTTTTTCAAATTCAGTTCTGTCCACGCAATCGTATGCTTCATCCAGTTCTTTTTCTTCAGATATCCATTTGGCGAGCAACTCTTCGTGAAGTTTTATATCTCTAAAGTAGTTTAATATACGGTTACGGGAAGCGGTATAAAGGTATGCTTTTATATCATCTATTTGGAGCAATTCTCTATTTACCCATAAGCTACAAAATACATCTTGGGCAATATCTTTGATAACATGCTCATCTTTAGTATAAAGATTTAGGAAATAACATACTGGTTCATAATATGTGTTGAATATTTCCTCAAACTCAGACTCTATATAACTACGCATATCTTATATTCTTATTTGTAGAAGGAGTCACTATTCTTTCTGATAAATACGTACATAATCAATATCGAAGTAATGTGGAAACAACGTATCGTCTACACCTTTTATACCTCCTAATCCTCCGCCTATGGCAAGGTTAAGCAATAAGTGAAATGGTTGATCGAAAGGCCAAGCGTCTATTCCCGCTTGCTTGTCGAATGTAAAATAATGAATACCATCAATATACGATCTGATCTGATGCTCGTTCCATTCCATAGTATAAACATGGAACCTATCGGTAACTAGTGGAGTGTGAATTGATTTCCCTACCTGTGTGCCTTTCGTATGGTTATATGTTTCGGTATGAACTGTAGAAAATACACTGTCAGGTGAAAACCCTACATGTTCCATAATGTCTATTTCACCACATCTGGGCCAACCACCGTATTTACTCTCTGTAGGCAACATCCATATTGCAGGCCATGTACCTCTACCTGTCGGTAGCTTTGCACTTACTTCTACCTTTCCGTATAGCCAATCTCCTTTCCCTTTTGTCCTTAGTCTTGCAGAAGTATATTGTTTACCATTAGACTCTTCTTTCAGGGCAGTGATTCTTAATACACCGTTACATACACGAGCATTGTTTATATTTCTGTCGGTATACCATTGTAACTCGTTGTTTCCCCAGCCATATGAATTTCCATGTGTATCGAAACTCCATTTTGTAGAGTCAGGTAGACCTGTATATTCAAACTCATCAGACCATACTAATTCCCAATCACCGTTTTGAGAGGATAACGATTTGGGTAAAATAAATAAAATTAAGGCGATTAAGATTATTCCTTTTTGGATATAATGATTCATTTCTTTAATTTTTTAGTTATACTTCCTTTCTCCATTATAAGATTTTTTACTCGTCGTACTAAATCTTTTTTTTAGCGAATATATGTATCTCTATGGTTTCCTTTATCACAATCTTCTTTAGTCTCGTTTGATAACTATAAGAAAACCATAGAGCACATAATAATTATAGATGAAGATACAAAAACAAGCTGGATAATTGATAAAGTTTATAACAATTGCATGTTATTTAAGCAACCACATCAATTTATTGATTTCGTCATAGCCTTCGTACTGTTTGTCCAGTGCTATTTTTAAATTATCACGATTGTAATTTGTTTCTGAACTCGGATACAACCAACGCATAGGTAATCCGTTTTTATTATTCTCATTCAAACTTGTTTCAGGGTTAATCGGGAAGTCAGGGTAGTTGTTACGTCTGTATTCAAAGAAACTACTTTGAGCTTCTTGCATAAAGTTAAGAATGTAGCGTTGCATCCATATCTGTTTCAATTGCTCGTTGGTAGAGCCTTTGAATGCTGCGTCACCAGTGAAGTAATTGTCAATATAACTCTGAGTAATAGCTTTTCCGTGCGCATATTCAGCCTTAGTAGCCATAATAGAGGCAAGAGCAGATTTTACACCGCTTTCGTAATAAGATTTTGCATCACCAGTTGTTATCCAGCCTCTTACTCTTGCTTCTGCAATGATTAGTTGTTGCTCGGCATAAGTTAATACCATGCGTGGTTCACTAGCATCTTCTTTTAAGTAACGCTTGTTTAATAGCGAATATTTATTGGCGCTATGACCTGCATTCATTGCAGAATAATCCATTGAAACATCAACACCGATATAGGCTTCTTCGTCCGATTCTGTTTTACCTGCAGCGATAACTGCTCCTGCAGGTTCTGCAAAGTAGAATAATCTTCTGTCTCCCAAAGATTTCAAATTGTCGACGAGTAAAGAACTTACAATTGTTTTACTGGTAAACAAATCATTGGTACTTGATAGTGGGTGTCTATTTAGACTTGAATAATTAAGCCCGAAAAATCCTGTTGAGGCTTCCAGTAGGTTGCCACTATTAACGATTTCAGCAAAACGTTTCTTTACTTCCAAAGATGCCACATTCTCTTTTTTGCTCAATGTTATCAAGACTTTTAGTGCGAGTGCATTTGATGCTCTGCGCCATTTAGCAGGATCTCCATTATACGGAGTTGGGTCTCCATCGAAGTTTGTTCCGTTCGCAAAGAACTGATCTGCCTCTTTCAATTCGTTTAGAATACCTTTGAATACATCTTCTTGTGTGTCATAGCTTGGCTTGTAAACACCAG
The Dysgonomonas mossii genome window above contains:
- a CDS encoding MFS transporter → MKNNTSAIKILSVMFGFFIMGFVDIIGISTNYVKNDFSHLTDSMVNLVSLSCFLWFLILSIPTGMLMNKIGRKKTVLISFAFHVLAMCLPLATYDFTTVLIMFGLIGIGNTLLQVSLNPLVADVVGSGKLTGTLTLGQFVKAISSFVGPILAASVVGTTLGWRMIFPIYAALSLLAFIWLSLTKIEDQRNDASNISIKNTLELFKDKYIVAFFIGILVLVGVDVGMNMTFPKLLMEKAGLSVEDAGMGNSVYFLSRTVGAFLGGILLMKSSESKFFTYSVWIGLVGLLLLCINTNVWITLACVAIFGLGYANLFSIIFSLALKRIPEKANEISALLIVGVSGGAILPPVLGVVTDIFKTQISAIVLIAAIWCYLLWLISIVRKTSK
- a CDS encoding glycoside hydrolase family 36 protein codes for the protein MIKNICSKAIITFLIFICATMSSRGQTVTKMTKTPVNVENQISTLFAKGKTPPFSFVYGGVSSKEFIRKWKHTIEKQKVEESGVVRYLATYTEPRTGLKVECEIKGYPDFKALEWTIHFTNMATANSKNLKQVKAIDMDMDYPVEGNFNLHYADGNHISKYDFHPRTLTLKPGESKLMEPINGRSSEGDYLPIFNIESASSQGVFVGIGWSGSWYAYISCKNQKRISIESGMKTMDLYLYGKESIRTPSITLMYWNGDDRMEGHNQFRRFVLNHKTHKINGKNAPYPLATGFNYKDPAPYTEYSGLTEEYAIAMMKRYKQFNIMPEVFWLDAGWNTGAADWEKGKSWANTVGNWTVDTTRFPRGLKPISEEAHKLGAKFMVWFEPERVIRGTQWAVEHPEWMLDIPEHNDDTYLMFDLGNTDACDWLCKYIGDMIEENGVDHYRQDFNMHPDIYWAANEEEGRVGMKEIRHIENLYKFWDYLLKRFPNLFIDNCASGGKRIDMETIPRSAPLWRSDYYHYDDPDGYQCHTYGLNFFLPLHGTGILQTDPYAFRSSMSTCLTCNWKITDKSFSIYEMQARLNEFQDIRPYYYEDYYPLTGIDDTTLDNIWLAYQLNRPSDNSGVIIAFRRKACEKNTIEVKLSGIKPERKYKVTDLDKNESVIMSGRELADRFVLALDKPNQSLLIKYKAVE
- a CDS encoding glycoside hydrolase family 36 protein, whose amino-acid sequence is MKKNIVYLILLLLGSLSVAGQSTVQITGNKNDIGKWISANFRKGVTPPFSFVYGGKHSSTFIKNWSYSVENITGRDLSVIKRIYSYKDPVSGLTVECEVKGFNAYNAVEWVLRFVNTGNKNTPEISSVNASDITFTYKKGGDLKMHYADGSHVSKEDFHQRLKVMQPHDSLYMEPYGGRSSQNAFPFFNMQAPKGQGGVLAAIGWTGTWFAKVKAETSKSTNLKSGMVNLKTYLYPKESIRTPKVCLLFWNGENRFVGHNAFRRLVLEHYTWKQNGKPTVYPVSTSFNYGDPAPCNEYTCMTEDYAIALIKRYAQYKLVPDVFWLDAGWYIKAADVAGKKNWANTVGNWTIDPERFPRGFRPIADEVHKQGAKFMVWFEPERVMKNSDWANQYPQWMLDAKGSVEQEEWQKDGDHDAVLFNLGNAEACKWLGKFIGDFMETNGIDYYRQDFNIEPAGFWYNNDEEGRRGICEIRYIEGLYKFWEYLLNRFPNTIIDNCASGGRRIDLESISRSAALWRTDYNYGEPNGSQCHTYGLELYLPLHGTGIQQADSYTFRSGLGTSVIYNWKVTEGNYNVVDMRNKQAEFNEVRPYFYEDYYPLSGSGDVDITADNIWMVYQLYRPSDDSGYIVGFRRANSPDQTYQVKLQGLKLDREYILTNKDTGAVLVKKGSELAKGFEITLDQPRSSLLMKIEIKP
- a CDS encoding endonuclease/exonuclease/phosphatase family protein; translated protein: MYKKFSPICKMLLISLLPFFFLSNTYCSKSIKPDIEKEEKRKAIELTLLQLNIWVECTKVPNAVQGLIDQIAGLKPDVATFCELYKGEGDDPVMPQLIDALKKQGLNYYSARIDGRAIISKYPIVEQQRINKWQFKAVLNVDGKRVAVYPAHSEYRYYTCYYPRGYNDGSKDWNKLNSPITDVATILKVCNLSGRIESAQDFINDAKTEMSKGGLVLYAGDFNEPSHLDWQAETANLFDHNGCVVNWGVSSLLYENGFKDAYRETYPDVVKYPGFTFPANNKDVAPNAITWTPDADERERIDFVYYYPDKRLTVKGAALFGPKGYIVRGKRNEDKTKDRVIKPFKDVWPTDHKGVFITFEIK
- a CDS encoding RNA polymerase sigma-70 factor codes for the protein MRSYIESEFEEIFNTYYEPVCYFLNLYTKDEHVIKDIAQDVFCSLWVNRELLQIDDIKAYLYTASRNRILNYFRDIKLHEELLAKWISEEKELDEAYDCVDRTEFEKSIETAIESLSPKCKTVFKLSRYSRMSYIQIAEQEGISQKMVEKHISVALKKIKAHILKSMFLWIIFFSYVEKNT
- a CDS encoding glycoside hydrolase family 16 protein, with translation MNHYIQKGIILIALILFILPKSLSSQNGDWELVWSDEFEYTGLPDSTKWSFDTHGNSYGWGNNELQWYTDRNINNARVCNGVLRITALKEESNGKQYTSARLRTKGKGDWLYGKVEVSAKLPTGRGTWPAIWMLPTESKYGGWPRCGEIDIMEHVGFSPDSVFSTVHTETYNHTKGTQVGKSIHTPLVTDRFHVYTMEWNEHQIRSYIDGIHYFTFDKQAGIDAWPFDQPFHLLLNLAIGGGLGGIKGVDDTLFPHYFDIDYVRIYQKE
- a CDS encoding SusD/RagB family nutrient-binding outer membrane lipoprotein, with product MKTINKFTIIASILLLSIFIGCSNFDDLNTNPDSTSQVSASLLCTNVVLRVARFDGRDAKVMISDNALSKYVGYANEGQMSTQYNTIGSSSFEILTVLPNIDKMLGYAQGSPMENSYKGVAKFVRAAAFFKLTMELGDIPYSESNKGASGVYKPSYDTQEDVFKGILNELKEADQFFANGTNFDGDPTPYNGDPAKWRRASNALALKVLITLSKKENVASLEVKKRFAEIVNSGNLLEASTGFFGLNYSSLNRHPLSSTNDLFTSKTIVSSLLVDNLKSLGDRRLFYFAEPAGAVIAAGKTESDEEAYIGVDVSMDYSAMNAGHSANKYSLLNKRYLKEDASEPRMVLTYAEQQLIIAEARVRGWITTGDAKSYYESGVKSALASIMATKAEYAHGKAITQSYIDNYFTGDAAFKGSTNEQLKQIWMQRYILNFMQEAQSSFFEYRRNNYPDFPINPETSLNENNKNGLPMRWLYPSSETNYNRDNLKIALDKQYEGYDEINKLMWLLK